Proteins encoded within one genomic window of Siniperca chuatsi isolate FFG_IHB_CAS linkage group LG4, ASM2008510v1, whole genome shotgun sequence:
- the scamp2 gene encoding secretory carrier-associated membrane protein 2: MSGFDSNPFAEPASDNPFNDPSVTQVTSSGVEPVDQYNPFPATDSLASHTTPASTYQPAVLQPSTEPSPQATASAAQANLLRQQEELERKAAELDRREQELQSRGPSGKENNWPPLPKSFPIKPCFYQDFSEEIPPEYQRVCKMIYYLWMFNCVTLFLNLLACLAYFTTDAAYGVDFGLSILWLILFTPCSFLCWYRPVYKAFKSDSSFSFFFFFFVFFCQVVIFIIQSVGIPKWGNSGWIAAFTIIGKNNAVGAIMIIVAILFTICAVLSVILLKMVHSLYRRTGASFQKAQQEFSQGVFTNKTFQTAAAGAASSAAQGTFQRNN, translated from the exons GACCCTTCGGTCACACAAGTGACCAGCTCCGGCGTAGAACCAGTTGACCAGTACAACCCTTTCCCTGCCACA GACAGTCTAGCAAGTCATACCACTCCAGCCTCCACGTACCAGCCTGCTGTGTTACAGCCGTCAACAGAGCCCAGTCCACAG GCGACTGCATCTGCAGCTCAGGCCAATCTGctgaggcagcaggaggagctggagagaaaAGCTGCCGAGCTGGACCGCAGAGAGCAGGAGCTACAGAGCAGAGGCCCGTCAG GTAAAGAGAACAACTGGCCTCCACTTCCTAAGAGCTTCCCCATCAAACCATGTTTCTATCAGGACTTCTCAGAGGAAATCCCCCCAGAGTACCAGAGAGTCTGCAAGATGATATATTATCTCTGGATGT TCAACTGTGTGACTCTGTTCCTCAACCTGCTGGCGTGTTTGGCTTACTTCACCACTGATGCGGCCTATGGTGTGGATTTTGGCCTCTCCATCCTCTGGCTCATCCTCTTCACTCCCTGCTCCTTCCTCTGCTGGTACCGGCCCGTCTACAAGGCCTTCAA gAGTGACAGCTCcttcagcttcttcttcttcttctttgtgtttttctgccaaGTGGTAATCTTCATCATCCAGTCTGTAGGCATCCCCAAGTGGGGGAACAG TGGTTGGATCGCTGCCTTCACTATCATCGGCAAAAACAATGCAGTGGGAGCTATCATGATCATAGTGGCCATCCTCTTCACCATCTGCGCTGTGCTGTCTGTCATCCTGCTCAAGATG GTCCACAGCTTGTACCGCCGGACCGGAGCCAGTTTCCAGAAGGCCCAGCAGGAATTCTCGCAGGGTGTCTTCACCAATAAAACCTtccaaacagctgctgctggtgcagCATCCTCTGCTGCCCAGGGAACCTTCCAGAGAAACAACTAA